In Carya illinoinensis cultivar Pawnee chromosome 9, C.illinoinensisPawnee_v1, whole genome shotgun sequence, the following are encoded in one genomic region:
- the LOC122276272 gene encoding xyloglucan endotransglucosylase/hydrolase 2-like: MISNRSSIRWMLLLSVFVSSFMGSFAGTFYDHFDITWGDHRAKILDEGNLLTLTLDQVSGSGFQSKREYLFGRMDMQLKLVSGNSAGTVTAYYLSSEGPNHDEIDFEFLGNLSGEPYIVHTNVYTQGKGNREQQFYLWFDPTKDFHTYSIVWNPQRIIFLVDDIPIRVFNNEESIGVPFPKRQPMKLYSSLWNAEQWATRGGLVKTDWSKAPFTACYRHFNAEACFWSQGNSSSCASDSVSNSGWQTLGLDASGRRRLRWVQKYYMIYNYCTNFKRFPQGFPRECRRHVY; this comes from the exons ATGATCTCCAATCGTTCTAGTATTCGAT GGATGTTGTTGCTTTCTGTCTTTGTGAGTTCTTTCATGGGATCTTTTGCTGGTACTTTTTATGACCATTTTGACATAACATGGGGTGATCATCGTGCTAAGATACTCGACGAAGGTAACCTTCTCACACTTACTCTGGACCAGGTATCTGGCTCCGGCTTTCAATCCAAAAGAGAATACCTATTTGGAAGGATGGACATGCAGCTCAAGCTCGTCTCCGGCAACTCTGCTGGCACTGTCACGGCTTACTAT TTATCTTCAGAAGGGCCAAACCATGACgagattgattttgaattcTTGGGGAACCTGAGTGGAGAGCCGTATATCGTTCATACCAATGTGTACACGCAAGGGAAAGGGAACAGAGAGCAACAGTTCTACCTCTGGTTCGACCCAACAAAAGATTTTCACACCTATTCCATTGTATGGAATCCGCAACGTATCAT TTTCTTAGTAGATGACATCCCCATAAGAGTATTCAACAACGAAGAATCCATCGGTGTTCCCTTCCCAAAGAGACAGCCCATGAAGCTATACTCGAGCCTCTGGAATGCAGAACAATGGGCAACCAGAGGTGGGCTCGTGAAAACTGATTGGTCTAAGGCTCCTTTCACTGCCTGCTATCGCCACTTCAATGCCGAGGCCTGCTTCTGGTCCCAAGGTAATTCCTCGTCTTGTGCTTCCGATTCCGTCTCAAACAGTGGTTGGCAAACGCTAGGGCTCGATGCGAGTGGGCGAAGAAGACTCAGATGGGTGCAAAAATACTACATGATTTACAACTATTGTACCAACTTCAAGCGATTTCCTCAGGGTTTCCCACGAGAGTGTCGTCGGCACGTTTATTAG